ACTACCTCCGTTTACCGCTTCTCTGCGCCACCGGCCCAGCGTCGCTCGTGCCACACCCGTCTCTTCCATCAACTCGGCGACAGAGCTGCGCTCCGGCCCGAACATCTTCTGCACCACACGTTCTCTAAATCCCGCTGAATACGCCATGATAACCTCACGTTGCCGCCCCCAAATGGTTTGGAAAGTTCATGCGGCAACTACGCTGACACAGGGGGTAGCTCGTTCTCGTTCTCGTTCTCGTACTCGTACTCGTACTCGTTCTCGGACTCGTTCTCGTAGCTCGTAGCTCGTAGCTCGGGCTGGTGCACGAACTCGTGGCTCGTAGGACCAGGCCGAACTCGCGAGGCGATAGGTCTAGAGTTTAGAGAGCATCGCGCCGATTCGGCGGAGTTTGTTCTGTTGTTCGACCTTATTCTGGAAAGGCAAGAGGTCGAGGCACGCGCAGAATTCGGCGGCCGAGCCGAGGGCGATGCGGAAGTGATGAGCGCGCGACTGTCCGACGCGCGAGGCGCCCTCCGCGATGTTCAAGAGCAAGGACTCCGATGCGCGAAGGGTTTGCTCTTTGAGGTTCGAGCGCCCCACGGGAAATTTCTCGTTGTTCAGCCATTCGACGACTTCTCTCGCAACCTGATAGCAGTCCAGTCGTTCGTGATTGAAGTGATGCATGCCAGCCTCCGCAAGGATTAGAGAATTGGGATGGGGGCCGCGACCACACCGACTCGCCCCGCTCTGTTGTCGAGCGCTTCCCCGCCGGATTTCCTCTTCCCCCAAAATTTCCGCCTCGCCCCCGAGCTCGAGCACCAGCTCGAGTTCGTGCACGAGTACCAGCACGAGTTCGAGAACGAGTACGAGTACGAGCACCAGCTCGAGTTCGTGCCCGAGTACGAGCACGAGAACGAGAACGAGTACGAGTACGAGTACGAGTACGAGAACGAGAACGAGTTCGTGCACGAGTACCAGCACGAGTTCGTGCACGAGAACGAGTTCGTGCACGAGTACGAGAACGAGAACGAGTTCGTGCACGAGTACCAGCACGAGCACGAGTTCGTGCACCCCCTGTGTCAGCGTAGTTGCCGCATGAACTTTCCAAACCATTTGGGGGCGGCAACGTGAGGTTATCATGGCGTATTCAGCGGGATTTAGAGAACGTGTGGTGCAGAAGATGTTCGGGCCGGAGCGCAGCTCTGTCGCCGAGTTGATGGAAGAGACGGGTGTGGCACGAGCGACGCTGGGCCGGTGGCGCAGAGAAGCGGTAAACGGAGGTAGTGTGAGCGGAAAGTCCGGGAGAAGGCGCAGCAAACCACCCAAAGAGAAGATTCGTATTGTGATGGAAGCCGCCGGCCTCTCGGAGGAGGAGCTCGGCGCGTTTCTGCGCCGGGAAGGGCTTCATGAGGCTGATTTGGTGCGCCTTCGGCAGGAGGTTTTGGAGGCTGCCGAAAAAGGGCTTTCGCCGCAGAAAC
This window of the Lujinxingia litoralis genome carries:
- a CDS encoding four helix bundle protein; translated protein: MHHFNHERLDCYQVAREVVEWLNNEKFPVGRSNLKEQTLRASESLLLNIAEGASRVGQSRAHHFRIALGSAAEFCACLDLLPFQNKVEQQNKLRRIGAMLSKL
- a CDS encoding helix-turn-helix domain-containing protein; the encoded protein is MAYSAGFRERVVQKMFGPERSSVAELMEETGVARATLGRWRREAVNGGSVSGKSGRRRSKPPKEKIRIVMEAAGLSEEELGAFLRREGLHEADLVRLRQEVLEAAEKGLSPQKQKAAEPENKELKRVKKELARKEKALAEAAALLVLQGKLKAYFSEDEDDDTTKTKG